The sequence TGCATGGCGCACAGTGTGTCGCTCGCGCGGCGGTGCGTCTTGAACTCTATTGCAGTTGACCGGGCCGCACCCCGGCGCGCTGCCATGCACCTGGCGTGTAGCCGAAATGCCGGACGAAGGCGCGGGTCATGTGGCTCTGGTCCGCAAAGCCGGCCGCCAGCGCCGCCTCCGACAAGGCGGTGCCCCGGCGGATGAGCCCGCGCGCGACTTCCGCGCGCTGTTGCAGCAGCCAGGCATACGGCGTGACGCCATGTACTTCCCTGAAGCGCCGCAGCAGCTGGTACTTGCTCAGCCCTGAAGCTGCCGCCAGCTCGCCCAGGCTCGGTGGCTTCGCCAAGCCATCCGCGAGCATTTCGCGTGCCCGCGAGACGTCGGCCGATGCCGTGCGGGCGGGCAGCCCGAGCGCGCCATGGCGCGCGACGAGCATGGTGCAGACCTGCACGAGCAACTCCTCGCAGCGCAGTGCGTCCAACGGAGCCCGTTGCGGCGCGCCAGACCCTGCGTCCAGCATGCGCAAGAGCGCGCCGAGCACGCGCCGTAGCCGCTCGTCCTCGATGACCGGACGAAGCAGGGCCACGTCCCGCGCCGCGCCGGCAGAAGCCGCATCCACCGCCCATCGAAGCGCATCGGGTTCTAGGTACAGCATGCGCCAGCGCCGAAAGTGGCCGCCGAGCGGCCGGCCGTCATGCACTTCACCGGGATTCGTCGCGATGAGATTGCCGGCGTAGGCATCGACGTTGCCGCATCCGCTGGCGGAGCTTTGGGCGCCCTCGTCGATGATCCCGACGCCGAACGTGGCATGCCAGTGCCTGCCATAGTGGCGATCGCTCGAAATGCTCGTGCCGTGCACGCCCTCCCAGGGAGAGCCGAAGACGCGGCAGACGTGGTGCGGGTTCCTCATCGCGCGGAGTATGCATGCGCCGGGTCCGGTCCCTTGGCGTGCGCCGTTCGATATATGCTGGTGTTCCGGTGCGGCATCGCGGAACATCGCGGACCGTGCCAACAACCAAGAAAGACGCATGCGCCGCATCCTTGTCATCCTGCTGGGCATGCTGCTCGGCCTGGCCGGGTGCGACGGCAGCAGCTACACGAAAAAGGG is a genomic window of Variovorax sp. V213 containing:
- a CDS encoding AraC family transcriptional regulator, coding for MRNPHHVCRVFGSPWEGVHGTSISSDRHYGRHWHATFGVGIIDEGAQSSASGCGNVDAYAGNLIATNPGEVHDGRPLGGHFRRWRMLYLEPDALRWAVDAASAGAARDVALLRPVIEDERLRRVLGALLRMLDAGSGAPQRAPLDALRCEELLVQVCTMLVARHGALGLPARTASADVSRAREMLADGLAKPPSLGELAAASGLSKYQLLRRFREVHGVTPYAWLLQQRAEVARGLIRRGTALSEAALAAGFADQSHMTRAFVRHFGYTPGAWQRAGVRPGQLQ